The nucleotide sequence GATGCGGAGGTAGGGGCGGTCGCCGCGCAACGACTTGCCAATGTTCAAGTCCACCGCCCAGCGGCGGTTCGAATCCAGGTTGCGCCCGGTATAGACACCGTCGGTGTAAGTCACCGAGATGTCGAAGTGGTGCTCGGCATTCGAGTAGCTCCCGCCCAGGCTCGCCAGGTTCGAGCGCACCTGGCCCAGGAAAAGCCCGTTGGACACAAGACCGCGGGTCGAAACCAGCGTTTCATCAACGGCCCGGCGCTCGAAGCCGAGGTCGAGCAGGAACGATCGCCGCACGCGATAGCGCACCCCCAGCGTGCCGTCCATCTGCGGCGGAGCGCCGGGATAGCTCTCGCCGGCAATCTCAGCATGAGTGGCCACATCCTCCGCGAGCTGCGAGTCGAGCGAGAGGGCGTATTGATTGGAATTGAAATCCCGCTGGCCGGTTTGGAAAAGGGTCGGCCGGAAACGCGCGCTCATCCGGTGCGCTGAGCCCAGGGGGGTGGAGAGCAACGCCTCCATGCGATAGAAATCGAGCCGGCGGCGATTGCGCCGCAGGCCAAAGCCCAACTCCATGTAAGTGCCCAGGCCGCGATTGATCTCGCGTTGGAGGGCGTCAAATTCCGGCCCGCCCACGCCTTGCACCCGCGCCAGGTAATCGTGCGCCTCAGTGTAGCGCCGCAGCCCGGCGTTCGCCCGGGCCAGTTCCACGAGCGTGCCGGGATCGTCCGGCGCGAGCTCGCGAGCGCGAGTGAGCAACTCGTGCGCCTCCGTGTAGCGCCCGCTCCAATTGAGGATTTCAGCCTTGCCGCGCAAGGCGGTCGCGTTCGAAGGGTCGGCCGCCAGAATCTTTTCATAGAGGGCGAGGGCCTCTTTCGAGCGCCCGCTCCAGGCAAGGATTTGGGCTTCGCCGACGATGGCGCGCGGGTTTGCAGGATTTTGGGCCAGCACCCGTTCGAAGTATTTCTTTGCCAGCGGGCGAGAATCGCGGCTCCAGGTCAGCATCTCCGCGTAGGCGACCAGCAGAGCCTCGTTGTTCGGATCGAGCGCGAGGCCGCGCTCGAAGAGCTTGACCGCCTCCGGACGCGTGGCTTCACTCCAACTCAGGATTTCCGCCAGGCGCGCTACCGCTCCCGAGTGATCGGGATTGCGTTCCAGCGCTTTGCGATAGGCGGCGGCAGCAGCCGACATTTTGCCGGACGATTCTTCAATCTGACCCAGAACCATGAAGTCGTCCGCTTCCGCCGCGGGTCGGCTGGTAAGAGGTTCGAGTGTGGCCAGCGCTTCCTCGCGCTTCTGTTGCGAGCCAAGGATGCGCGCCAGTTGGCGTCGCGCTTCCAGGTGCCCCGGGTGAGAAGCCACAATGGCGCGGAGCGTCGCGACCGCTTCAGCCCGGTGATCCGCGCTCCAGCTCAGAACCTCGGCGTAACGAACGCGGTAGTCCGGATTCTGCGGCGCAAGGTCAGCCGCGCGTTTCAAAAGCGCGAGAGCATCGGCCCGCTCGCCTTCCTGCCAGCTCTTCATTTGGCCGAGCGCGAAGAGTCGAGGGGCGTTGTTTGGCTCGAGTTCCAGGAGACGCGAGAGGAAAGGAATCGCTTCCCGCCAGCGGCCAGCCGATTCGAACGCGTCAGCCAGTTCGCCGAGCGCGACGGTATGGTTCGGTTCACCTTCGAGGAGCTGGCGATAAAGCTCGCTCGCGCGCTCCAACCGACCGGCAGCCGCTTCCGCGCGTGCTCGATCCAGCAGGGAGGGTGGCTGGGCTTGGGCCCCGGCGCCGAGCCACAGAGCAACGGCAAGAACCGAACATACTCGGAGACATACGCGGAGAAGGACTTGCCAAAGTCTCATGCGCCTAGCTCCTCAGTCTGGGTGGCCTGCGTCAAGCGCAGCAGGCTGCCGTGTCGCGGCGCCACTTCCCAGAACAAATACTTCGATATCTCGTCCTGGTCAAGCGGATCAATGTGCTCAAAGCGAATGCCATTGGCGACACGCGTGCGACCTTCAAATTTGTACTCCTCGTTCCACATCACCTTGCCGAGGGCTCGGATGGAGCGGCCGGGGATGGTCAGTTGGATGTCAAGCAGGGTCTCCACAGGGATGGCGTTCTCACGCGTGATGGAAAAGCCGAAGCGATTGAGATTACGCGCGTAAGCCAGGCCGTTCACCTGGACGCTGTTGGAGGCAACCGCATCAAAACGGACCGGCACATCCAGCCGGCTGGGGAAGCGATAGCTGCCGCGCAATTCCTTCCTCACCATCGCCCGCCAAACCACCGGCGCCGACAGCAGCAGGTAGAAGAGCGCCCAGAAGAGGTTCACCACCAGAGCCCAGAAGGCGTAACCGGGCTCCGCGCGGCCGAGCCGCATGGCGCCGACAACCAGCGCGATGCCGAGCGCCATCAGGATGGCCAGTTGCGGCCAAACTTCCGTCCAGCGTGGCGCGCCCGAGCGGGACTTTGGGGTGACGGAAAATTCGCCTTCGCGCCGGAACAATCCCACGATGGTCTTCATCAGCACGTGCATCTTCATCAGGTTGAACTGTTCGCTCAGCAAGAAGCTGCGCAGCCCGCGCTGCAGCGCGACCGTGGCCAGTATGTTCAAGATGAAGTAGGGGCCGAAGTAAAGCACAAAGAGTAAGGGCTCAGCGACCAGCGGGAAAATCCCGCTCAGCAGACAGAAAATCGGTGTCAGAACGTAGATGAGCTTTTGATAGCTCATCCAATAAAAATAGAAGGAAGCAAAGTAGCAAACTCGTTGTCCGAAGCTCAGGCCCTTGCTGAAGAGCGGGCTTTCGCGCCGGAGAACTTGCATCGCGCCGCGGCCCCAGCGCAGCCATTGCGTGGCAAAACCGGTGAAGGTCTGCGGGGCAAGACCGCGGGCCAGCGTGCGGTTGTAATAGAGGACCCGCCAGCCCTTCTTCTGAAGCCGCAGGCCGGTGTGCATGTCCTCGGTGATGGTCTCGGTGGCAAAGCCGCCGACATCCTCGAGCGCTTTGCGCCGGATGATAGCCGGACTACCGCAATAGAAGGCGGCGTCATAACCGTCTTTGCCGGGCTGAATCACGCTGAAGAAGAGTTCCTGCTGCTGCCATCCAAACCACGTCCGCCAATCGGTGACGTGCTGGAAAGAATCCATGTTGTAGAAGTCCTGACTGGTTTGCACGATGCTGACCTTCGGATCGGCGAAGAAACCGATGAGCTGGTCAACCAACTCGGGCGTCGGAACGTGGTCGGCATCCAGGGTGACAATGAACTCGCCGTCGGTAAACTTGAGCGCGTTGTTCAAATTGCCGGCCTTGGCGTGACGCCGCTCGCTGCGACCGATATAGCCGCAGCCAAACTGGCGCGCCAAGTCGCGCACCTCGGGCCGGTTGCCATCGTCCAGGATGTAGGTCTTGTGCGGATAGCGCATGCTCACGGCACAAACCACCGTGTCTCGCAGAATGCTGACCGGCTCATTGTAGGTGGCGATAAAAACGTCCACCGAGCGATTGAGGAGTGGCGGCGGCGCAGTATGGTGCGCCGGTTTCCACGTCGTGAAATAGAACAGAGCTGCTTCCAGAAAGTTCAAAACCTCGGCGCCGAGGAACAGATAGAAGAACCACTTGGCGGCCGGGTTCATGGTGTGGAGAGCGCGCCAGTAGAAATACCGCACGGTGACGAGCATCGCCAAAACGATCAGCACGCGGGTTATGGCCAGTTGCAGGCGACGCAGCCCGGGAGCCTCTCGGATCGCTCCTGAAGCTCGCGAGGGCCGCGCTTCGTGGTTCGTGTTGGTGGTTTTCATGCTCATCGAGGTCATTGATCGGGCCGGCCCGCCTGGGCGGGCGACGCGATCGAGCAGGGAGGCCCGAGGGTTGGCCCGACCGTTCCGACTCTAGAGTCGGTGGAATGCCTCAAGCCTTGCTGCCTCTCCAGGTGTCCAGCCGGATGCACAACCGGGAGCTATCTCGCCACCCGGCCAACCACGATAGTCACATTCGTGGTGACACCTTTCGATCAAATTACAGGGGGGCTTCCGGGGGGTCAATAGCGCAATTGTACTAAACTGGGGCTCATCAAAAAAACCTATTGTACTATACCCGGTTCCTAACCGTTAACTGGTTCAAGGCGCGAAGGTTAGCGCAGCCGCGCATGCATGGCGGCAAGATAGCAAAGGCCTGCGGCGAGCAAGGTTGTCGCCAAGCTGGCTGACATGCTCACCATCGTCGCCCAGGGGGCGGCCACCACCGAGGCGCACCCGTTGACCGCCCAGGCCCATGGGAGCAGCCGCGGTTCGGACGCCTGCAATCGCCGCAGCCCCGACGGGAAAAACCTCCCCATCGCGATCGCCGGCAGGGCGATCACCGCCAGGCTGATCAGGACCTTCCCTTCGATCCCCATTCCCATGAATAGACCGAGCGCCCATCGCAAGCCAGCCGCATAGACGATGCACGTCCCGGCGATCCAAATCGCCGCCCGCGGAATTCCGTCCGTGTGAGAATCGCGCCCGGTAAGCAAGCTCCCCACTCCGGCAAACACCAGAATGCCTGCCAGCACCACCGAGACGGCGTAAGTGGGGTTGCCGAGGAAGAAGACCAGCCGCTGGATCAAGACCATTTCCAGAAAGAGAAAGCCCAACCCAATCGAAAGGAAGTAGCCAAAGACCCGGCGGCGGATCCTGCCCGGAGCGGGTGGAACCTGCTCGAGCGATGGCCGGCGGAGAATCACAAGCGGCAAGACAATCAAGACCAAACTGAAGATCGTCGCCTGAACGAGTGTGGCCACCAGCACGACATAGCCCCACTCGAGAAAGGGGAGCCACTGCACTCCGCCGGTGCGCAGGAGCACCGGCAAGGCTCGCCAGCGGAAAAAATGAAAGAAGTAAGGGCGATCGTCCGTCGCCGGGCGAAGAAAAAAAGTGGAGTAGCGGAAGAACTCTTCCCGCTCTCGCCCACCGGCCAAAATGGTTTTTGCCGCCTCGAAGTAGAACTCTCGCTCCAGGATGTTGAAGCGATTCACTTCCTCGGGGTGGAGATCGGGCGCCCAGGAAATGTCAAAAAGGCGTTTCTGGCAAAATTCCCGCAGGGCAGCCAATTCGTTCGCGGTGAACGCTCCGCGCTTCACGAGCAGGGTGGCCGTGGACCAGCTCCGCACTTGAACGAGCTGCGCGCCTGGATGGGCAACCCCTTCGCCCTCCAGCGCCTCGGCGGCCGTGGCAAACAGCTTGATGTTGTCACGGGGCGGCATCTTGATCCACCGCGTGACAGCAAGCATCCCGCCGGGGCTGAGGCGCCGATAGTAGCTGCGGAAGGCTTCCACGCTGTAGAGATAATTCTCTCCGAGGGCGGAAATGCCCGCCGTGGCTGCGGCAAAAGAATCCACCAAAGACAGTTCGATGAGCTGAAAGCGGTCGGGCTCGCCCCGATGGAATCGGGGCGAGCTCTCCACAAACGCCCGCGCCTCGGCATGATGGACCTGGACGTCGGCATGGTTATAGAGCTGGCCGCTCCAGCCGGCAAAGCGGCCACGAAGAAGAGCGATGAGGTTGGGATCGAGTTCGACGGCATGGATCGGGCGGGCGCGGTGGCGCAATGCTGTCAGGATACCCGACCCGGCCCCCGCCCCGAGGATGAGCACCGCGCCCTCCATGCTTGGCCGATCAGGCGCGAGCAGGAAATAGGGAAGCGCGGGCGTCAGCCAATCCAGATACTCCAACTCGTCGAGATTTCCCTCGAAGCGGGTGATAGCGCCAGCCGTGTCAGCGTCCACAAAAAGGGCGAGCTGAGGCGGAATCCGCGCGCTCGAGGCCAAACTCAATCCCGGCGCGTAGCGCACCGCCGGACTTTGAAGCACATCAATCTGCCCGAGCGGGCTGGATCGTTGCTCGATGATGGTCGCCTCGGGCAAATTTTGAGCCACCGGCAACCCTTTGTACTGAGAAATTCGCAAAGGAAGCGGACTCTGCCAAAAAAGAAACGAACCCAGTACCAGCAGGAAAATACCAGCCGGCACCAACCA is from Candidatus Acidiferrales bacterium and encodes:
- a CDS encoding tetratricopeptide repeat protein codes for the protein MRLWQVLLRVCLRVCSVLAVALWLGAGAQAQPPSLLDRARAEAAAGRLERASELYRQLLEGEPNHTVALGELADAFESAGRWREAIPFLSRLLELEPNNAPRLFALGQMKSWQEGERADALALLKRAADLAPQNPDYRVRYAEVLSWSADHRAEAVATLRAIVASHPGHLEARRQLARILGSQQKREEALATLEPLTSRPAAEADDFMVLGQIEESSGKMSAAAAAYRKALERNPDHSGAVARLAEILSWSEATRPEAVKLFERGLALDPNNEALLVAYAEMLTWSRDSRPLAKKYFERVLAQNPANPRAIVGEAQILAWSGRSKEALALYEKILAADPSNATALRGKAEILNWSGRYTEAHELLTRARELAPDDPGTLVELARANAGLRRYTEAHDYLARVQGVGGPEFDALQREINRGLGTYMELGFGLRRNRRRLDFYRMEALLSTPLGSAHRMSARFRPTLFQTGQRDFNSNQYALSLDSQLAEDVATHAEIAGESYPGAPPQMDGTLGVRYRVRRSFLLDLGFERRAVDETLVSTRGLVSNGLFLGQVRSNLASLGGSYSNAEHHFDISVTYTDGVYTGRNLDSNRRWAVDLNIGKSLRGDRPYLRIAYGFTYLSFDHDADFLPGTAPPRISGGYFSPTRFFLNYGSLYMSHRFGRKLEWDGGGTLGVQNVETTTSSLSNSQFASTFSTHLVWHVDDSNDLRIGYDFLNVFAAFRRNMLRITWRHYF
- a CDS encoding glycosyltransferase family 2 protein: MKTTNTNHEARPSRASGAIREAPGLRRLQLAITRVLIVLAMLVTVRYFYWRALHTMNPAAKWFFYLFLGAEVLNFLEAALFYFTTWKPAHHTAPPPLLNRSVDVFIATYNEPVSILRDTVVCAVSMRYPHKTYILDDGNRPEVRDLARQFGCGYIGRSERRHAKAGNLNNALKFTDGEFIVTLDADHVPTPELVDQLIGFFADPKVSIVQTSQDFYNMDSFQHVTDWRTWFGWQQQELFFSVIQPGKDGYDAAFYCGSPAIIRRKALEDVGGFATETITEDMHTGLRLQKKGWRVLYYNRTLARGLAPQTFTGFATQWLRWGRGAMQVLRRESPLFSKGLSFGQRVCYFASFYFYWMSYQKLIYVLTPIFCLLSGIFPLVAEPLLFVLYFGPYFILNILATVALQRGLRSFLLSEQFNLMKMHVLMKTIVGLFRREGEFSVTPKSRSGAPRWTEVWPQLAILMALGIALVVGAMRLGRAEPGYAFWALVVNLFWALFYLLLSAPVVWRAMVRKELRGSYRFPSRLDVPVRFDAVASNSVQVNGLAYARNLNRFGFSITRENAIPVETLLDIQLTIPGRSIRALGKVMWNEEYKFEGRTRVANGIRFEHIDPLDQDEISKYLFWEVAPRHGSLLRLTQATQTEELGA